A single region of the Agromyces sp. Leaf222 genome encodes:
- a CDS encoding cation:proton antiporter regulatory subunit produces the protein MGIRIEKVDLPGIGVRHDLVTEGGRRISVVSHRDGERDLGVFDRDDPDACRDSIQLNDDEAAALADVLGASVMLSRLTSLSDETAGLYTEQIALPTDSPYLNRTLGETKARTRTHASIVAIVRDGTIIPSPTPADHLRAGDVIVAVGTREGLDGVAKLLASGPD, from the coding sequence GTGGGTATTCGCATCGAGAAGGTCGACCTGCCGGGCATCGGCGTGCGTCACGACCTGGTGACTGAAGGCGGGCGGCGCATCAGCGTCGTCTCGCACCGCGACGGCGAGCGCGATCTCGGCGTCTTCGACCGCGACGATCCCGACGCGTGCCGTGACTCGATCCAGCTGAACGACGACGAGGCCGCGGCGCTGGCCGACGTGCTCGGCGCGTCGGTCATGTTGAGCCGGCTCACGAGCCTCAGCGACGAGACCGCCGGGCTCTACACCGAGCAGATCGCCCTGCCGACCGATTCGCCGTACCTGAATCGCACCCTCGGCGAGACGAAGGCCCGCACGCGCACGCACGCGTCGATCGTGGCGATCGTGCGCGACGGCACGATCATCCCCTCCCCGACACCGGCCGATCACCTGCGGGCGGGCGACGTCATCGTCGCCGTCGGAACGCGAGAAGGACTCGACGGAGTAGCCAAGCTGCTCGCCTCCGGCCCCGACTGA
- a CDS encoding cation:proton antiporter, which produces MHDTTLLLIEVGALLLIMSLAGRLALRIGMSPIPFYLVIGLAFGEGGIVPLDASAEFLEAGSEIGIILLLALLGLEYTAPELFGSLKSTRAAGIVDALLNAVPGALVALMFGWGPLAAVALAGVTWVSSSGVVATLLRDLGRLSNRETPAILGVLVIEDLAMAFYLPILSALAVGASILQGAIGVAIAVGVVSVILYVALRHGHIVSRLFPADHAEPLLLGVLGLTMLVAGLAAQVSVSSAVGAFLVGIALSGRVAAAASRVLTPLRDLFAATFFVFFGITSDSSALWSMLLPAFLLAVVTIATKVVTGAYAARRAGVGTLGQWRAGFTLGPRGEFSIVIAGIAVASGAAPELASLATAYVLITIISGTFLARVPDAAWFRAIVRRRAARATA; this is translated from the coding sequence ATGCACGACACCACGCTGCTGCTGATCGAAGTCGGCGCGCTACTGCTCATCATGAGCCTGGCCGGGCGCCTCGCCCTGCGCATCGGCATGTCGCCGATCCCCTTCTACCTCGTGATCGGGCTCGCGTTCGGCGAGGGCGGCATCGTGCCGCTCGACGCCAGCGCCGAGTTCCTCGAGGCCGGCTCCGAGATCGGCATCATCCTGCTGCTCGCCCTGCTGGGGCTCGAGTACACCGCGCCAGAGCTCTTCGGGAGCCTCAAGTCCACGCGTGCGGCGGGCATCGTCGATGCCCTGCTGAACGCCGTACCCGGCGCGCTCGTCGCCCTCATGTTCGGTTGGGGCCCGCTCGCGGCGGTCGCACTCGCGGGGGTCACGTGGGTATCGTCCTCGGGCGTGGTGGCCACGCTGCTGCGCGACCTCGGCCGCCTGTCCAACCGCGAGACGCCCGCGATCCTGGGCGTGCTCGTCATCGAAGACCTCGCGATGGCGTTCTACCTGCCGATCCTCTCGGCCCTCGCGGTGGGCGCGAGCATCCTGCAGGGCGCCATCGGGGTGGCGATCGCCGTCGGCGTCGTCAGCGTCATCCTCTACGTCGCGCTCCGGCACGGGCACATCGTGTCCCGGCTGTTCCCGGCCGACCACGCCGAGCCGCTGCTGCTCGGCGTGCTCGGGCTCACGATGCTCGTCGCCGGGCTCGCGGCCCAGGTCAGCGTGTCCTCGGCGGTCGGCGCGTTCCTCGTCGGCATCGCGCTCTCCGGCCGGGTGGCCGCAGCGGCCAGCCGCGTGCTGACGCCGCTCCGCGACCTGTTCGCAGCCACGTTCTTCGTGTTCTTCGGCATCACGTCCGACTCGTCGGCGCTCTGGTCGATGCTGCTACCCGCGTTCCTGCTCGCGGTCGTCACGATCGCGACGAAGGTCGTCACGGGCGCGTACGCGGCCCGGCGCGCCGGCGTCGGCACGCTCGGCCAGTGGCGCGCGGGCTTCACGCTCGGGCCGCGCGGCGAGTTCTCGATCGTGATCGCCGGCATCGCCGTGGCCTCCGGCGCGGCGCCCGAGCTCGCGTCGCTCGCGACGGCCTACGTGCTCATCACGATCATCTCGGGCACGTTCCTCGCGAGGGTTCCGGATGCCGCGTGGTTCCGCGCGATCGTGCGACGCCGCGCCGCCCGGGCGACCGCCTGA
- a CDS encoding LLM class flavin-dependent oxidoreductase has product MTHYEFGVDTFGDITLGADGAKLSHAQVLRNVVEEGVLADRLGLDFFGVGEHHRHEFAISAPEVVLAAIAARTERIHLGSAVTVLSSDDPVRVHQRFATLDGISNGRAEVILGRGSFIESFPLFGYDLAQYQELFDEKLELFAALLPQEPVTWSGKLRPALTDQLVYPTVEHGSLKTWIGVGGSPESVVRAAHYGLPLVLAIIGGSAARFAPLADLYRRALDQFGHEPQPVAIHSPGFIADSRAEALDTLWPHYEAMTNRIGAERGWGPTNRRHFEDESVNGALYAGEPEAVAQRIADALRVTGATRFDMKVSNGGLSHEAIMGSIERYATQVVPRVRELLAADDDVDADLAAARELAAQDRADAAAERSTSVE; this is encoded by the coding sequence ATGACCCACTACGAGTTCGGCGTCGACACGTTCGGCGACATCACCCTCGGCGCCGACGGCGCGAAGCTCTCGCACGCGCAGGTGCTGCGCAACGTGGTGGAGGAGGGCGTGCTCGCCGACCGCCTCGGGCTCGACTTCTTCGGCGTCGGCGAGCACCACCGCCACGAGTTCGCGATCTCGGCCCCCGAGGTCGTGCTCGCCGCGATCGCAGCCCGCACCGAGCGCATCCACCTCGGGTCGGCGGTCACCGTGCTGAGCAGCGACGACCCCGTGCGCGTGCACCAGCGTTTCGCCACCCTCGACGGCATCTCGAACGGGCGCGCCGAGGTGATCCTCGGACGCGGGTCTTTCATCGAGTCGTTCCCGCTCTTCGGCTACGACCTCGCCCAGTACCAGGAGCTCTTCGACGAGAAGCTCGAGCTCTTCGCCGCCCTGCTGCCGCAGGAGCCCGTCACCTGGAGCGGCAAGCTCCGCCCCGCGCTGACCGACCAGCTCGTGTACCCGACCGTCGAGCACGGCTCGCTGAAGACCTGGATCGGCGTCGGCGGCAGCCCCGAATCCGTCGTGCGCGCCGCCCACTACGGCCTGCCGCTCGTGCTCGCGATCATCGGCGGCAGCGCGGCCCGCTTCGCCCCGCTCGCCGACCTCTACCGCCGAGCGCTCGACCAGTTCGGGCACGAGCCGCAGCCCGTCGCGATCCACTCGCCCGGGTTCATCGCCGACAGCCGCGCCGAGGCCCTCGACACCCTCTGGCCGCACTACGAGGCCATGACGAACCGGATCGGCGCCGAGCGCGGCTGGGGCCCGACGAACCGTCGCCACTTCGAGGACGAGTCCGTCAACGGCGCGCTCTACGCGGGCGAGCCCGAGGCGGTCGCGCAACGCATCGCCGACGCCCTCCGCGTCACCGGTGCGACCCGCTTCGACATGAAGGTCTCCAACGGAGGCCTCTCGCACGAGGCCATCATGGGCAGCATCGAGCGCTACGCGACCCAGGTGGTGCCGCGCGTGCGCGAGCTGCTCGCGGCCGACGACGACGTCGACGCGGACCTCGCCGCCGCGCGCGAGCTCGCGGCGCAGGACCGGGCGGATGCCGCAGCCGAACGCTCCACGTCGGTCGAGTAG
- a CDS encoding DNA alkylation repair protein, whose protein sequence is MTDAAALVAQLETLATPEERQKYTRFFPPDDSAPFIGVRMGAVFDLAKTALDLPVAELEALLERPTHEVRALACSIMGKSAAHRRTPESRRHELYELYLRRHDRIDQWDLVDLAARDVVGGWLLERDRSPLGRLAASGAWPERRTALVATFAFLKRGELEDAYAIATTLADDQEPYVAKALGWVLRSAGDLDRPRLTAFLEPRAAAMPRVALRAALEHYDKPERARILAIG, encoded by the coding sequence ATGACGGATGCCGCGGCGCTGGTCGCCCAGCTCGAGACCCTCGCGACGCCCGAGGAGCGGCAGAAGTACACCCGGTTCTTCCCGCCCGACGACTCGGCGCCCTTCATCGGCGTGCGCATGGGCGCGGTGTTCGACCTCGCGAAGACGGCGCTCGACCTGCCCGTCGCCGAGCTCGAGGCACTGCTCGAACGGCCGACGCACGAGGTGCGCGCCCTCGCCTGCAGCATCATGGGCAAGTCGGCGGCGCACCGGCGCACGCCCGAGTCCCGCCGGCACGAGCTCTACGAGCTGTACCTCCGCCGGCACGACCGCATCGACCAGTGGGATCTCGTCGACCTCGCCGCGCGCGACGTGGTCGGCGGGTGGCTGCTCGAACGCGATCGTTCGCCGCTCGGGCGGCTCGCGGCATCCGGAGCCTGGCCCGAACGACGCACGGCGCTCGTCGCGACCTTCGCGTTCCTCAAGCGCGGCGAGCTCGAGGACGCCTACGCCATCGCCACGACGCTCGCAGACGATCAGGAGCCCTACGTGGCGAAGGCGCTCGGCTGGGTGCTCCGCTCGGCGGGCGACCTCGACCGTCCGCGGCTCACCGCGTTCCTCGAGCCTCGGGCCGCAGCGATGCCGCGGGTCGCCCTTCGCGCCGCGCTCGAGCACTACGACAAGCCCGAACGCGCACGCATCCTCGCGATCGGCTGA
- a CDS encoding MFS transporter, which translates to MSQPPVTRSLPVSEQHRWRAYWICVGVAALTILDLSKVNVGLPSIEAAFDASATQLQLIVAGYVLTFGLTLVPAGRIGDQRSRKTLFVTGLSLFLVTSLVAAVAPNITVLLVARLLQGVAAGIQMPQVLGIIQELFRGKERGKAFGLFGAVIGLATAFGPTLGGLMIAIGGPTDGWRGIFLINVPLVIIALVLAIWFLPVTRRPSNDPLSLDPVGLTLFAVTVLALMWPFLFTTGSPSDNPARWWVLVVFVLALIGFLSWERRYAASGRQPLVPLALFGVASFRNGISLASVYFAAMPSMFLLTTLYLQDGLGLEAVFAGMVSIGFALVSALSSWIGGNLVNRLGRPLVVAGLVLLLVGIALLVLVAITTPAEITPWAMAGAMAIAGAGGGLVVSPNQTLTLMDIPVRQGGLAGSVGQLGQRIGTAIGTAVTLSLFYSTIYRESDGEPDLEVYHHAYGYGMLAVAVLIAIAFGIGVADLGSRRRHRGEDGSGSLGNDDAAAVG; encoded by the coding sequence ATGTCGCAGCCACCGGTCACCAGGTCCCTTCCCGTCTCCGAGCAGCATCGGTGGCGCGCGTACTGGATCTGCGTCGGCGTTGCCGCGCTCACGATCCTCGACCTGTCGAAGGTCAACGTCGGACTGCCCTCGATCGAGGCGGCGTTCGACGCCTCGGCGACGCAGCTGCAGCTCATCGTCGCGGGCTACGTGCTGACCTTCGGACTCACGCTCGTGCCCGCGGGACGCATCGGCGACCAGCGGTCGCGCAAGACCCTGTTCGTGACGGGCCTCAGCCTCTTCCTCGTCACGAGCCTCGTGGCGGCGGTCGCGCCGAACATCACGGTGCTGCTCGTGGCCCGACTGCTGCAGGGGGTCGCGGCCGGCATCCAGATGCCGCAGGTGCTCGGCATCATCCAGGAGCTGTTCCGCGGCAAGGAGCGCGGCAAGGCGTTCGGGCTCTTCGGTGCCGTCATCGGGCTGGCCACGGCGTTCGGCCCCACGCTCGGCGGACTCATGATCGCGATCGGCGGGCCCACCGACGGCTGGCGCGGCATCTTCCTCATCAACGTGCCGCTCGTGATCATCGCGCTCGTGCTCGCCATCTGGTTCCTGCCGGTCACGCGGCGCCCGTCGAACGACCCGCTCTCGCTCGACCCCGTCGGCCTCACCCTGTTCGCCGTGACCGTGCTCGCACTCATGTGGCCGTTCCTGTTCACGACGGGCTCGCCGAGCGACAACCCCGCCCGATGGTGGGTGCTCGTGGTGTTCGTGCTCGCCCTCATCGGGTTCCTCTCGTGGGAACGGCGGTACGCGGCATCCGGGCGCCAACCGCTCGTGCCGCTCGCGCTGTTCGGCGTCGCGTCGTTCCGCAACGGCATCTCGCTGGCGAGCGTGTACTTCGCCGCGATGCCGTCGATGTTCCTGCTCACGACCCTGTACCTGCAGGACGGGCTCGGCCTCGAGGCCGTGTTCGCCGGCATGGTCAGCATCGGCTTCGCCCTCGTCAGCGCCCTGAGTTCGTGGATCGGCGGCAACCTCGTCAACCGGCTCGGCCGGCCGCTCGTGGTGGCAGGTCTCGTGCTGCTGCTCGTGGGCATCGCGCTGCTCGTGCTCGTCGCGATCACGACGCCGGCCGAGATCACCCCGTGGGCGATGGCCGGTGCGATGGCCATCGCCGGCGCGGGCGGCGGACTCGTGGTCTCGCCGAACCAGACCCTCACGCTCATGGACATCCCGGTGCGGCAGGGCGGGCTCGCCGGCTCGGTCGGGCAGCTCGGCCAGCGCATCGGCACGGCGATCGGCACCGCGGTCACGCTTTCGCTGTTCTACTCGACGATCTACCGCGAGTCCGACGGCGAGCCCGACCTCGAGGTGTACCACCACGCGTACGGCTACGGCATGCTCGCGGTCGCCGTGCTCATCGCCATCGCGTTCGGCATCGGGGTCGCCGACCTCGGCTCGCGACGCCGCCACCGCGGTGAGGACGGCAGCGGCTCACTCGGAAACGACGACGCGGCGGCCGTGGGCTGA
- a CDS encoding MFS transporter — translation MSRAVSLGPIAAIVGFLAFVEFTSGILQGFYTPMLTDIARNLGIHDADVNWLEGTQLMLSALVVPAFAKLGDMVGHKRMLVWSTAITAAASFVLPFTDSFALFLAAWALQGFYVVWLPLEIALIWSRSRRAGHPASLTMKSAGVLVAALEIGAISGALAGGALIDVLPLTTVLLIPAIAVTACFFVILFGVKESPELTGGRLDLIGLVLISLALLAVTGGLSFLRLNGVADPLSWGLIVLGIALGAVFARFELGHDDPLIDVRMFASPSLRPVFITAGLFGVSVLGAQAPLSTFARTDPEVYGYGLGTQGFQTSLLIGVYLIAMIAGALSYSSVARRLTPRITLMLASSLVAVGYLLFVPLHDTYAQTLTNMVIAGIGSGALVAALPAAAAAAAPPTQTGVATGLTNSVKTVGGAIASCVFGIALASHLTGGSGAGDGTAGSLSGYLTVWIVCGLTAAVSVVLLAFVPKLAFSDAPEVQAAAAVS, via the coding sequence ATGTCGCGTGCCGTCAGCCTCGGTCCCATCGCCGCGATCGTCGGATTCCTCGCGTTCGTCGAGTTCACGAGCGGCATCCTGCAGGGCTTCTACACCCCGATGCTCACCGACATCGCGCGAAACCTCGGCATCCACGACGCGGATGTGAACTGGCTCGAGGGCACGCAGCTCATGCTGTCGGCGCTCGTGGTCCCCGCGTTCGCGAAGCTCGGCGACATGGTCGGCCACAAGCGCATGCTCGTGTGGTCGACGGCCATCACGGCCGCCGCGTCGTTCGTGCTGCCGTTCACCGACTCGTTCGCCCTCTTCCTCGCCGCGTGGGCGCTGCAGGGCTTCTACGTGGTCTGGCTGCCGCTCGAGATCGCGCTGATCTGGTCACGTTCGCGTCGGGCGGGGCACCCGGCGTCGCTCACCATGAAGTCCGCCGGCGTGCTCGTCGCCGCGCTCGAGATCGGCGCCATCTCTGGCGCGCTCGCGGGCGGCGCGCTGATCGACGTGCTCCCGCTCACCACCGTGCTGCTCATTCCGGCGATCGCGGTGACCGCCTGCTTCTTCGTGATCCTGTTCGGCGTGAAGGAGTCGCCCGAGCTCACCGGCGGCCGCCTCGACCTCATCGGGCTCGTGCTCATCTCCCTGGCGCTGCTCGCCGTCACCGGCGGCCTCAGCTTCCTGCGCCTGAACGGCGTCGCCGACCCGCTGTCGTGGGGGCTCATCGTGCTCGGCATCGCGCTCGGTGCGGTGTTCGCCCGGTTCGAGCTCGGCCACGACGACCCGCTCATCGACGTGCGCATGTTCGCATCGCCGTCGCTGCGCCCGGTGTTCATCACGGCCGGCCTGTTCGGCGTCAGCGTGCTCGGCGCCCAGGCCCCGCTCTCGACGTTCGCCCGCACCGACCCCGAGGTCTACGGCTACGGACTCGGCACCCAGGGCTTCCAGACCTCGCTGCTCATCGGCGTCTACCTCATCGCGATGATCGCGGGCGCGCTCTCGTACTCGTCGGTCGCGCGTCGTCTCACGCCCCGCATCACGCTCATGCTCGCCTCGTCCCTGGTCGCGGTCGGCTACCTGCTGTTCGTGCCGTTGCACGACACCTATGCGCAGACGCTCACGAACATGGTGATCGCGGGCATCGGCTCCGGTGCGCTCGTCGCCGCCCTCCCGGCGGCAGCCGCCGCCGCCGCTCCCCCGACGCAGACCGGCGTCGCGACCGGACTCACGAACTCGGTCAAGACCGTCGGCGGCGCGATCGCCTCGTGCGTGTTCGGCATCGCGCTCGCGAGCCATCTGACCGGCGGGTCGGGCGCCGGCGACGGCACCGCGGGATCGCTCTCGGGCTACCTCACGGTCTGGATCGTGTGCGGCCTCACGGCCGCGGTCTCGGTCGTGCTGCTCGCGTTCGTGCCGAAGCTCGCGTTCTCCGACGCCCCCGAGGTGCAGGCGGCCGCTGCCGTAAGCTGA
- a CDS encoding acyl-CoA dehydrogenase family protein gives MTSIATPETPVSLLDDDLLERFRERAARYDRDNAFFDEDLVELREIGYLRSLVPTRFGGLGWGLDDAVRGQMRLAGAAPATALAVNMHLVWTAVAKILADRGDDTLEFLQREAAAGEVFGFGISEAGNDLMLFGSRTEADPQADGGYRYTGRKIFTSLSPAWTRLGTMGLDTASADAPKLVYGFIDREDPDVRILDDWNTLGMRASQSRTTVLDGAYAASDRIVRRLDPGPNADPLVFGIFASFELLLASVYAGIGARALDLAVAAAHRRTSMKRDGAPYAHDPDIRWRIADAALAQDALEPQLLAVARDLDGLVDHGSRWFAKLVGVKVRSTETAKQVVDQAVRVSGGSSYFAGSEIGRLYRDVLAGIFHPSDDESAHATVANAWLGPVPD, from the coding sequence GTGACCTCGATCGCGACCCCTGAGACGCCGGTGTCCCTGCTCGACGACGACCTGCTCGAGCGATTCCGAGAACGGGCAGCACGCTACGACCGCGACAACGCCTTCTTCGACGAGGACCTCGTCGAGCTCCGAGAGATCGGCTACCTGCGATCCCTCGTGCCGACCCGGTTCGGCGGCCTCGGATGGGGGCTCGACGACGCGGTGCGCGGGCAGATGCGCCTCGCCGGAGCGGCGCCCGCCACGGCCCTCGCGGTGAACATGCACCTCGTCTGGACCGCGGTCGCGAAGATCCTCGCCGACCGCGGAGACGACACCCTCGAGTTCCTGCAGCGCGAGGCCGCAGCGGGCGAGGTGTTCGGCTTCGGCATCAGCGAGGCCGGCAACGACCTCATGCTCTTCGGCTCCCGCACAGAGGCCGACCCGCAGGCCGACGGCGGCTACCGCTACACGGGTCGCAAGATCTTCACCTCGCTCTCGCCCGCGTGGACCAGGCTCGGCACCATGGGCCTCGACACCGCGTCGGCCGATGCCCCGAAGCTCGTCTACGGGTTCATCGACCGTGAAGACCCCGACGTGAGGATCCTCGACGACTGGAACACGCTCGGCATGCGCGCCAGCCAGAGCCGCACGACCGTGCTCGACGGCGCGTACGCGGCATCCGATCGCATCGTGCGCCGGCTCGATCCGGGGCCGAACGCCGACCCGCTCGTGTTCGGCATCTTCGCGAGCTTCGAACTGCTGCTCGCCTCGGTGTACGCGGGCATCGGCGCGCGCGCCCTCGACCTGGCGGTGGCCGCCGCGCACCGGCGCACCTCGATGAAGCGCGACGGCGCGCCGTACGCCCACGACCCCGACATCCGCTGGCGCATCGCCGACGCCGCGCTCGCGCAGGACGCCCTCGAGCCGCAGCTGCTCGCCGTCGCGCGCGACCTCGACGGACTCGTCGACCACGGGTCGCGCTGGTTCGCGAAGCTCGTCGGCGTCAAGGTGCGCTCGACCGAGACGGCGAAGCAGGTCGTCGACCAGGCCGTGCGCGTGTCGGGCGGATCGAGCTACTTCGCGGGTTCCGAGATCGGGCGCCTGTACCGCGACGTGCTCGCGGGCATCTTCCACCCCTCCGACGACGAGTCGGCGCACGCGACCGTGGCGAACGCGTGGCTCGGGCCCGTTCCCGACTAG
- a CDS encoding NADPH-dependent F420 reductase has product MHVADLPSIGIFGAGKVGTALARLLVASGYEVVMAGSPRQTALDLLVSVVAPGAKVATPAELVAGAEVIIVAVPFGKAGTVPWSDFGERVVVDAMNYWPPVDGHIAEIDADERSTSEIMAARNPNARVVKSLNHLGYHEMEDDSMDAGSPLRRALAVVGDDPEARAVLARIIDDLGFDAVDGGPLANGRALEPGHPAFGRELSAAELTALVTPAAHLAA; this is encoded by the coding sequence ATGCACGTGGCAGATCTGCCGTCGATCGGCATCTTCGGAGCGGGAAAGGTGGGCACCGCCCTCGCCCGCCTGCTGGTGGCGTCCGGATACGAGGTCGTGATGGCGGGTTCGCCCCGCCAGACCGCGCTCGACCTGCTCGTGTCGGTCGTCGCCCCCGGAGCGAAGGTCGCCACTCCCGCAGAACTCGTGGCGGGCGCCGAGGTCATCATCGTGGCCGTGCCGTTCGGCAAGGCCGGCACCGTGCCGTGGAGCGACTTCGGTGAGCGCGTCGTGGTCGACGCGATGAACTACTGGCCCCCGGTCGACGGTCACATCGCCGAGATCGACGCCGATGAGCGATCCACGAGCGAGATCATGGCCGCCCGCAACCCGAACGCCCGCGTCGTTAAGTCACTGAACCACCTCGGCTACCACGAGATGGAGGACGACAGCATGGATGCCGGATCCCCCCTGCGCCGCGCCCTCGCCGTCGTCGGCGACGACCCAGAGGCCCGTGCCGTGCTCGCCCGCATCATCGACGACCTCGGCTTCGACGCCGTCGACGGCGGCCCCCTCGCCAACGGACGGGCGCTCGAGCCCGGACATCCCGCCTTCGGCCGCGAGCTCAGCGCGGCGGAGCTCACGGCGCTCGTGACCCCTGCGGCGCACCTCGCAGCCTGA
- a CDS encoding M20/M25/M40 family metallo-hydrolase, whose amino-acid sequence MPDSPTVPAAPAVSPASPAPTVRPGAPERLSRMIALPTVSAELEQRGMADFDAFRDLLAGLYPLTHERLAFEQPHPLGLLFHWRGRSDADPVVLMAHYDVVPAVEADGWTFPPFEGRIHDGSVWGRGTLDDKGPMLVLLEAVENLLADGFTPARDVYLAFGGNEEDHGSAGKAIADLFQARGITPWLVLDEGGAVIDAPFPFVSLPSAMVGVGEKGIVSLRLAAESKGGHASAPPTHTPTDRIARAVHRLHPNPFPKRVPASARAMLRSFTPHTKGAPRLLLQALTALPWVTARVFAKLGGEPAAIVHTTVAATMLEGGTAHNVLPSQAAAVLNLRIAPGETIAGTAERVRRVIRDRHVSVTVLDGSEPSPESATDSPAFHAIEAAVAASYPEAVTAPYLVMAATDSRWFHRFAPAVFRFAPLAMTAAQRAAIHGVDESVTFDSLERGERFHRTLIASLDS is encoded by the coding sequence ATGCCCGACTCCCCCACGGTGCCCGCCGCCCCCGCAGTGTCCCCAGCGTCGCCGGCTCCCACCGTCCGCCCCGGCGCCCCCGAGCGCCTCTCCCGCATGATCGCACTGCCGACCGTGTCGGCCGAGCTCGAGCAGCGCGGCATGGCCGACTTCGACGCGTTCCGCGACCTGCTCGCCGGGCTCTACCCGCTCACGCACGAGCGCCTCGCGTTCGAGCAGCCGCATCCGCTCGGCCTCCTCTTCCACTGGCGCGGCCGAAGCGACGCCGACCCGGTCGTGCTCATGGCGCACTACGACGTCGTGCCGGCGGTCGAGGCCGACGGGTGGACGTTCCCGCCGTTCGAGGGCCGCATCCACGACGGCTCGGTCTGGGGTCGCGGCACACTCGACGACAAGGGCCCGATGCTCGTGCTGCTCGAAGCCGTCGAGAACCTGCTCGCCGACGGCTTCACCCCCGCGCGCGACGTGTACCTCGCGTTCGGCGGAAACGAAGAGGATCACGGCAGCGCCGGCAAGGCGATCGCCGACCTGTTCCAGGCGCGCGGCATCACGCCGTGGCTCGTGCTCGACGAGGGCGGCGCGGTCATCGACGCGCCGTTCCCGTTCGTCTCGCTCCCCTCGGCGATGGTCGGGGTCGGCGAGAAGGGCATCGTTTCGCTGCGGCTCGCAGCCGAGAGCAAGGGCGGCCACGCGTCGGCGCCGCCGACGCACACCCCGACCGACCGCATCGCCCGCGCCGTGCACCGCCTGCACCCGAACCCGTTCCCGAAGCGGGTTCCCGCGTCGGCGCGCGCGATGCTCCGCAGCTTCACGCCGCACACGAAGGGAGCACCGCGACTGCTGCTGCAGGCCCTCACCGCCCTGCCGTGGGTCACGGCCCGCGTGTTCGCGAAGCTCGGCGGCGAGCCCGCGGCCATCGTGCACACCACCGTCGCGGCCACCATGCTCGAGGGCGGCACCGCCCACAACGTGCTGCCGTCGCAGGCCGCGGCCGTGCTGAACCTGCGCATCGCGCCCGGCGAGACAATCGCGGGCACGGCCGAGCGGGTGCGCCGCGTCATCCGAGACCGGCACGTCAGCGTCACCGTGCTCGACGGCAGCGAGCCGTCGCCGGAGTCCGCGACCGACAGCCCCGCGTTCCACGCGATCGAGGCCGCCGTCGCCGCGTCGTACCCCGAGGCCGTCACCGCGCCGTACCTCGTGATGGCGGCCACCGACTCGCGATGGTTCCACCGCTTCGCCCCCGCCGTGTTCCGCTTCGCCCCACTCGCCATGACGGCCGCGCAGCGCGCCGCGATCCACGGCGTCGACGAGTCCGTCACGTTCGACAGCCTCGAGCGCGGCGAACGGTTCCACCGCACGCTCATCGCCTCGCTCGATTCCTGA